The proteins below are encoded in one region of Pelagibacterium flavum:
- a CDS encoding AsmA family protein — protein MANRIYIAIGLIAILLLGGAFVVPWFIDWNAYKPRMEQMAAEALGVEVEIAGDMDFTLLPQPRLHFENARLGPAEAPVGSARQIEADLSLMDFLRDRFTVTQLRLTGPELNLVIDENGQLQTPITLAQSATVTNVSIANARLTDGVVRLTDLRSGESWQADGFDGDMTLAGVRGPFAIEGQTVHGGTAYGVRVSTSAMNAAGQMQVSAFVRPASGAFSVAAEGLLDTGGAPSLDGTLTYRQAPPPDDGEAVIGGMLLQSPLIANSEEIILSEFVLLPDENQTATRLTGEASLSLGAEPAFDAMVSGGVVTLQPRAVTEESAQPFEIVRLLRGMPEPLTPPLPGRIAMSINELSVRGVAVRDVRLDATSDGDIWSVEEFSGRLSGDTTLKLTGQLGRAAGWPAFDGTLAMSSPRLDALSLLWKRAGEGNPLFGMGGSLNGQLQLVNDRLRLVDGLLVLDDTVHTVSGSMRFGDAPSLEVTAGLSELDGGQSAALLALLPPIDPAGTFGLSFPQGRLDLDVEAARVEGLVLEDLSLRSAWNGEGLEIESIAVGDYGGVGFEGAGRLSGTLAAPVVAGEGSLTVASNAPAIGLLAGEDNPLREGLLGSLPAQLSVVLDPPGRDGVQTLTLDGRAAASEVSGQLEMTGGITGLGRENLVVALEAAAESGSALLDQLGMAPLIAGDDGAIASARLEGNPTGNMDAEFSLEGGGERIDFSGMLVLSDPGSIRGEGQTSFLFADGVALAELAGAQGTWFPGLEGQAQIGFVGSESVTLSEISAFAGERAISGTLSYAAQRETALVTGSLEFDGLDVETVAAMLAGPAGVLEFTPGVWPDGPVDLGASQRTTRGRVAITAPALMAGDERLIEALAFDYAWGEEDVGLRGLFGEFGGGTIQLDATACCASALADKSLSGRLTLNGVAIDAALPDMPADVLGGTLTLGMQFQGSGDSYRAFAGSLNGEGSFSVEDLRIEGLSPQAFQAAANVDNLIEIEPEALEILVATALQSGPFESQDAGGLVRLIGGVARIANIAMDGGGARLVGGGSLDVETAALEADWTLALTQALAGNGLITETTGRIGIGIDGTLFAPERSLDLGPMVDAIQMRAYEIELDELEALRAEQEARQRAAAEEQARLMEEEARRQTELLLQQQQEEADRLQIEEQQRQLQELEEQLSEPSVTPLQPEPGAADNPDSSVTVLPPGSLQLQSLSP, from the coding sequence TTGGCCAATCGCATCTACATCGCCATCGGACTGATCGCGATCCTTTTGCTGGGGGGCGCCTTCGTCGTTCCCTGGTTCATCGACTGGAACGCCTATAAGCCGCGCATGGAGCAGATGGCGGCCGAAGCGCTGGGCGTTGAGGTCGAGATTGCTGGCGATATGGATTTTACCCTGCTGCCCCAGCCGCGCCTGCATTTCGAGAACGCGCGGCTGGGGCCGGCAGAGGCGCCGGTGGGATCGGCTCGGCAGATAGAGGCCGATCTGTCACTCATGGATTTCCTGCGTGATCGGTTTACCGTCACCCAGTTGCGGCTGACCGGGCCGGAACTCAATCTGGTCATTGATGAAAACGGGCAATTGCAGACGCCGATCACGCTGGCGCAATCGGCGACGGTCACCAATGTGTCTATCGCCAATGCGCGGCTGACCGATGGCGTGGTGCGGCTGACCGATCTGCGCAGCGGGGAGAGCTGGCAGGCCGATGGGTTTGATGGAGACATGACGCTGGCTGGCGTTCGGGGACCGTTCGCCATCGAGGGGCAGACGGTGCACGGGGGCACGGCCTATGGGGTGCGGGTTTCGACGTCGGCGATGAATGCGGCCGGGCAGATGCAGGTCAGCGCCTTTGTGCGCCCGGCCAGCGGGGCGTTCTCGGTTGCTGCCGAGGGCTTGTTGGACACCGGGGGGGCACCGAGCCTTGATGGAACGCTGACCTACAGGCAGGCGCCGCCGCCCGATGATGGCGAGGCGGTGATCGGCGGGATGCTGCTGCAAAGCCCGCTGATTGCCAACAGTGAGGAGATAATTCTTTCCGAGTTTGTCCTGCTTCCCGATGAGAACCAGACGGCGACACGGCTGACGGGGGAGGCGTCACTGAGCCTTGGAGCCGAACCGGCGTTTGATGCCATGGTCTCGGGCGGGGTAGTGACGCTGCAGCCGCGGGCGGTGACCGAGGAGAGTGCTCAACCGTTTGAAATCGTGCGCCTGTTGCGCGGGATGCCCGAGCCCTTGACCCCGCCCTTGCCGGGGCGGATCGCCATGTCGATCAACGAACTGTCGGTACGCGGCGTTGCCGTGCGCGACGTTCGGCTGGATGCGACAAGCGACGGCGACATCTGGTCCGTTGAGGAATTTTCGGGGCGGTTATCGGGGGACACGACGCTGAAACTGACCGGACAGTTGGGCCGGGCGGCCGGATGGCCGGCCTTCGATGGCACGCTGGCCATGTCCTCGCCGCGGCTCGACGCGCTCTCGCTGCTCTGGAAGCGGGCGGGGGAGGGCAATCCGCTGTTTGGAATGGGCGGTTCGCTCAACGGGCAGCTGCAACTGGTCAATGACCGGCTGCGCCTTGTCGATGGGTTACTGGTGCTCGACGATACAGTGCACACGGTTTCTGGCTCGATGCGGTTCGGGGATGCGCCATCACTGGAGGTCACGGCCGGGCTTTCAGAGCTCGATGGCGGCCAGAGCGCGGCGCTCCTGGCGCTGTTGCCGCCAATCGATCCGGCGGGAACGTTCGGGTTGAGTTTTCCGCAGGGGCGCCTCGATCTCGATGTGGAGGCGGCGCGGGTCGAGGGGCTGGTGCTCGAGGATCTTTCGCTGCGCTCGGCATGGAACGGGGAAGGGCTGGAGATCGAAAGCATCGCAGTGGGAGACTATGGTGGAGTCGGATTTGAGGGTGCCGGGCGGCTATCGGGAACGCTGGCCGCGCCGGTGGTTGCCGGCGAGGGCAGTCTGACCGTGGCATCGAATGCTCCGGCAATTGGGCTTTTGGCCGGAGAAGACAACCCGTTGCGCGAGGGCCTGCTTGGCAGCCTTCCCGCGCAACTGTCGGTGGTTCTCGATCCGCCCGGACGCGACGGGGTGCAGACGCTGACGCTCGATGGAAGGGCGGCGGCGAGCGAGGTTTCCGGCCAGCTGGAGATGACGGGAGGCATAACCGGGCTGGGGCGTGAAAATCTAGTAGTGGCGCTTGAGGCAGCGGCCGAGAGCGGCAGCGCGTTGCTCGACCAGTTGGGGATGGCGCCGCTGATCGCCGGTGACGATGGCGCGATTGCCAGTGCGCGGCTGGAGGGCAATCCGACCGGCAATATGGATGCCGAGTTCTCGCTGGAGGGCGGCGGAGAGCGGATCGATTTTTCCGGAATGCTGGTGCTTTCCGACCCTGGTTCGATCCGGGGTGAGGGGCAGACTTCGTTCCTGTTTGCCGACGGAGTTGCCCTGGCCGAACTTGCCGGCGCCCAAGGCACCTGGTTTCCGGGGCTGGAGGGGCAGGCACAAATCGGATTTGTGGGCAGTGAGAGCGTAACGCTGTCCGAAATTTCGGCCTTTGCCGGCGAGCGGGCGATCAGCGGTACGTTGTCTTATGCGGCGCAGCGGGAAACGGCGCTGGTGACCGGATCGCTCGAGTTCGACGGGCTCGATGTCGAGACGGTGGCGGCCATGCTGGCCGGCCCTGCCGGTGTGCTCGAATTCACGCCTGGCGTGTGGCCGGACGGACCGGTCGATCTGGGGGCGAGCCAGCGGACGACGCGGGGGCGGGTTGCGATAACCGCGCCGGCGCTGATGGCGGGCGATGAGCGGCTGATCGAAGCACTGGCGTTCGACTACGCGTGGGGCGAGGAGGATGTGGGGCTGCGTGGCCTGTTTGGCGAATTCGGCGGCGGCACCATCCAACTCGATGCAACGGCGTGTTGCGCCTCGGCCCTGGCCGACAAGAGTCTGAGCGGGCGTCTCACGCTCAACGGCGTCGCCATCGATGCAGCGCTGCCCGATATGCCGGCGGATGTCCTGGGTGGGACGCTGACCCTGGGAATGCAGTTTCAGGGCAGCGGCGACAGCTATCGTGCCTTTGCCGGATCGCTGAACGGGGAGGGCAGTTTTTCGGTCGAGGATTTACGGATTGAAGGACTGTCGCCCCAGGCATTTCAGGCCGCGGCCAACGTGGACAATCTGATAGAAATCGAGCCAGAGGCGCTGGAAATTCTCGTTGCGACGGCGCTGCAATCGGGCCCGTTCGAGAGCCAGGATGCGGGCGGACTGGTGCGGCTGATCGGCGGGGTGGCGCGGATCGCCAACATCGCCATGGATGGCGGCGGCGCGCGGCTGGTCGGTGGGGGCAGTCTCGATGTGGAAACTGCCGCGCTCGAAGCGGACTGGACGCTGGCACTGACACAGGCACTGGCCGGAAACGGGCTGATTACCGAAACGACGGGACGGATCGGGATCGGAATTGACGGGACGCTGTTTGCGCCCGAGCGGAGCCTTGATCTTGGGCCGATGGTCGATGCGATCCAGATGCGGGCCTATGAAATCGAACTCGATGAACTTGAGGCGCTGCGGGCCGAGCAGGAAGCGCGCCAGCGTGCGGCGGCCGAGGAACAGGCACGGCTGATGGAGGAGGAAGCGCGGCGGCAGACCGAATTGTTGTTGCAGCAGCAACAGGAAGAGGCAGACCGCCTGCAGATCGAGGAGCAGCAGCGCCAACTGCAGGAACTCGAAGAACAGCTTTCCGAGCCCAGCGTTACCCCATTACAGCCGGAGCCCGGTGCAGCGGATAACCCCGATTCGTCGGTTACGGTGCTGCCGCCAGGTTCACTGCAGTTGCAGAGCCTATCGCCCTGA
- a CDS encoding ribbon-helix-helix domain-containing protein, with amino-acid sequence MRKRSLTIAGHRTSIALEPQFWDALESIAQTRDVSLPHLIAEIDETREDPNLSSAIRVFVLAWYRSASGR; translated from the coding sequence GTGCGCAAGCGCTCGCTGACTATAGCCGGCCACCGCACCTCTATCGCGCTTGAGCCGCAGTTCTGGGATGCGCTTGAGTCCATTGCCCAGACACGTGACGTTTCGCTCCCCCATCTGATTGCAGAAATCGATGAAACGCGCGAGGACCCGAACCTGTCCTCTGCTATCCGCGTCTTTGTTCTGGCCTGGTACCGTTCGGCCTCAGGGCGATAG